One window of the bacterium genome contains the following:
- the secF gene encoding protein translocase subunit SecF, translating into MQFFQTPNIDFIVKRKIAFVLSSILLLIGMISLIIHGGPNYGIDFKGGTSIVIKFDGQVSIPQIRDALTSVELGKSEIKRFGTTNEFLIYVAQHKSLSAVEMARKVELTVGKSIKNAKYEIEKIDVIGPRIGEELRKAAALAIFIALILILIYVGWRFEVVFATGAIIALFHDVLITLGAFSILNFEISLKEIAAFLTIVGYSLNDTIVVYDRIRENLKVLRSDNLEAIINKSINQVLSRTIITSLTTFTVVLILFLFGGKVLHGFAFAMLLGVIVGTYSSIFVASPIVYEWQMRHGGKRALKMAKKKRG; encoded by the coding sequence ATGCAGTTTTTCCAGACACCAAACATTGATTTTATTGTTAAAAGAAAGATTGCTTTTGTATTGTCATCTATACTTTTGCTGATTGGCATGATTTCATTGATTATTCACGGCGGCCCCAATTATGGTATAGATTTTAAAGGCGGGACATCAATTGTAATTAAATTTGACGGTCAGGTATCAATACCGCAAATAAGGGATGCTCTCACTTCAGTTGAGCTTGGCAAGAGTGAGATAAAACGTTTTGGTACAACAAATGAATTTCTTATTTATGTCGCACAGCATAAATCTTTAAGTGCCGTTGAAATGGCTCGTAAGGTGGAATTAACTGTCGGCAAAAGTATTAAAAATGCGAAATATGAAATTGAAAAGATCGATGTAATCGGGCCTCGTATCGGAGAAGAGCTGAGAAAAGCAGCGGCGCTTGCGATTTTTATAGCTCTTATACTTATTTTGATATATGTAGGATGGCGGTTTGAAGTTGTTTTTGCAACTGGTGCAATTATTGCGCTTTTTCATGATGTGTTAATTACATTGGGAGCATTCAGTATCCTGAATTTTGAAATTTCATTAAAAGAAATTGCCGCATTTTTGACAATTGTAGGTTATTCTCTTAATGATACAATTGTGGTGTATGACAGGATACGTGAGAATTTAAAAGTATTAAGAAGTGATAACCTGGAAGCCATCATTAACAAGAGTATCAATCAGGTACTGTCGCGTACGATAATTACTTCACTGACAACTTTTACGGTTGTATTGATACTATTTTTATTCGGAGGTAAGGTACTTCACGGATTTGCCTTTGCAATGCTGCTCGGTGTTATTGTAGGAACCTATTCATCTATCTTTGTTGCAAGCCCGATAGTATATGAATGGCAGATGAGGCACGGCGGAAAGCGCGCATTGAAAATGGCAAAGAAAAAGAGAGGATAA
- a CDS encoding STAS domain-containing protein, protein MEFTIEKRDDISIIAIDSTNLGGPGANQLSDNIRSLIDKGSKKFIIDMKKVEWMNSSGLGILIAALNTVKTREGELCLLNIQKKTEQLLAITKLNRVFKIYKTEEEAVAGLSE, encoded by the coding sequence ATGGAATTCACCATTGAAAAAAGGGATGATATTTCTATTATTGCAATTGATTCAACCAATCTGGGCGGGCCTGGTGCGAATCAATTATCAGATAATATACGTTCCCTTATTGATAAAGGCTCAAAAAAATTCATAATTGATATGAAAAAAGTCGAATGGATGAACAGCTCTGGCCTTGGAATTTTAATTGCCGCCTTAAATACTGTTAAAACCAGAGAGGGTGAGCTCTGCCTGCTTAATATTCAAAAAAAGACAGAGCAGCTGCTTGCTATTACAAAATTGAACAGAGTTTTTAAAATATATAAAACAGAGGAAGAAGCCGTTGCAGGTTTATCCGAATAA
- a CDS encoding adenylosuccinate synthase translates to MQVYPNKSSSVRAVIGTQWGDEGKGKVVDLISDKFDIVARFQGGPNAGHTVKFDNKTFILHHIPTGILRPDVSCVLGNGMVINAESLLNEIKQLQDESVDVLSRLYISQNAHLIMPYHIKLDSESETSASSEEMIGTTGRGIGPAYADKAERTGIRMGDLLNPAQLEKKIRSNVKFKNEILKLVYKTEGCNADEILDGLLSITKIIGKNIIDTREYLYKSYTSGKNILLEGAQGTHLDIDFGTYPFVTSSNTIIGGAFTGLGLGPGSISEVIGIMKAYTTRVGNGPFPTEISDKLGEEIRKIGGEYGATTGRPRRCGWWDGIVSRFSAEINSLDYLAITKLDVLDSLKSIKLCTGYKVDGKILNYLPTDPELIVKIEPVYEEMEGWNTSISGVRQYNDLPDNAKKYLHRIEEITGVEILMVSVGPRRKETIWKKRLS, encoded by the coding sequence TTGCAGGTTTATCCGAATAAATCATCTTCAGTAAGAGCTGTAATTGGTACGCAGTGGGGTGATGAGGGCAAAGGTAAGGTTGTTGACCTCATCAGCGACAAGTTTGATATTGTGGCAAGATTCCAGGGCGGGCCAAATGCAGGGCATACTGTAAAATTTGATAATAAAACTTTTATACTGCATCACATTCCCACCGGCATTTTAAGGCCTGATGTCTCATGCGTACTCGGAAACGGAATGGTTATTAATGCTGAATCCCTTTTAAATGAGATTAAGCAGCTTCAGGATGAATCTGTTGATGTACTTTCAAGGCTTTACATAAGTCAGAATGCTCATCTGATAATGCCGTATCATATTAAGCTTGATAGTGAATCCGAGACAAGTGCAAGCAGTGAAGAGATGATAGGAACTACGGGAAGAGGCATAGGGCCTGCCTATGCCGACAAAGCAGAGCGAACAGGAATAAGAATGGGGGATCTGCTTAATCCTGCACAGCTTGAGAAGAAAATCAGAAGCAATGTAAAGTTTAAAAACGAAATACTCAAACTGGTTTATAAAACAGAAGGCTGCAACGCTGATGAGATATTAGATGGACTGTTAAGCATTACAAAAATTATTGGTAAAAATATAATTGATACAAGAGAATACCTTTACAAATCATATACGTCAGGCAAGAATATACTTTTGGAAGGTGCTCAGGGTACACATCTTGATATAGATTTCGGTACATATCCTTTTGTTACTTCTTCAAATACTATTATTGGCGGTGCATTTACTGGCCTTGGCCTTGGGCCCGGATCAATAAGTGAAGTAATAGGTATAATGAAAGCCTATACTACAAGAGTTGGGAACGGGCCGTTCCCAACTGAAATTTCTGACAAGCTCGGTGAGGAGATAAGGAAAATCGGAGGGGAATACGGAGCAACTACCGGAAGGCCGCGCAGATGCGGATGGTGGGATGGAATAGTTAGCAGATTTTCAGCAGAGATAAATAGTCTTGATTATCTTGCAATTACAAAATTGGATGTTCTGGATTCCTTAAAATCCATTAAACTGTGCACAGGTTATAAAGTAGATGGTAAAATATTGAATTATCTACCCACTGATCCCGAACTAATTGTGAAAATAGAACCTGTTTATGAAGAGATGGAAGGCTGGAATACAAGTATCAGTGGAGTAAGGCAGTATAATGATCTGCCTGATAATGCAAAGAAATACCTTCATAGGATAGAAGAAATTACAGGCGTTGAGATTTTAATGGTTTCAGTGGGCCCCAGGAGAAAAGAAACAATCTGGAAAAAAAGATTATCATGA